A stretch of DNA from Candidatus Pseudomonas phytovorans:
ACCGGTTTCGACATTCCGGTGCTCGGTAACCTGTTTGGTACGCCAGAGCGCGTGGCCATGGGCATGGGCGCCGAGTCGGTCGAAGAGCTGCGTGAAATCGGCAAGCTGCTGGCCTTCCTCAAGGAGCCCGAGCCACCCAAGGGCCTGAAAGACGCCTGGTCCAAGCTGCCGATCTTCAAGAAAGTCGTGTCGATGGCCCCGAAAGTGGTCAAGGACGCGGTGTGCCAGGAAGTGGTGGTCGAGGGTGACGATGTCGACCTTGGCGCACTGCCGATCCAGCATTGCTGGCCAGGCGATGTGGCGCCGCTGATCACCTGGGGCCTTACCGTGACCCGCGGCCCGAACAAGGACCGCCAGAACCTGGGCATCTACCGCCAGCAGGTCATCGGCCGCAACAAGGTCATTATGCGTTGGCTGAGCCACCGTGGCGGGGCCCTCGACTACCGTGAGTGGTGCGAGAAAAACCCCGGCCAGCCGTTCCCGGTGGCCGTGGCCCTGGGCGCTGACCCGGCGACCATCCTCGGCGCCGTGACGCCGGTGCCGGATAGCCTCTCCGAATATGCCTTCGCCGGCCTGCTGCGCGGTAACCGCACCGAGCTGGTCAAGTGCCGTGGCAGCAACCTGCAGGTGCCGGCCACCGCCGAGATCATCCTGGAAGGCGTGATCCACCCGGGCGAGATGGCCCCGGAAGGCCCATACGGCGACCACACCGGCTACTACAACGAAGTGGACAGCTTCCCGGTGTTCACCGTCGAGCGCATCACCCACCGGCACAAGCCGATCTATCACAGCACCTACACCGGCCGGCCGCCAGATGAGCCAGCGATTCTCGGCGTGGCACTGAACGAAGTGTTCGTGCCGATCCTGCAGAAGCAGTTCCCGGAAATCACCGACTTCTACCTGCCGCCGGAAGGCTGCTCTTACCGCATGGCGGTAGTGACCATGAAAAAGCAGTACCCGGGCCACGCCAAGCGCGTGATGCTGGGTGTGTGGTCGTTCCTGCGACAGTTCATGTACACCAAGTTCGTTATTGTCACAGATGACGATATCAACGCCCGTGACTGGAACGATGTGATCTGGGCCATCACCACACGCATGGACCCCAAGCGTGATACGGTGATGATCGACAACACCCCGATCGACTACCTGGACTTCGCGTCGCCGGTGTCGGGGCTGGGGTCGAAGATGGGCCTGGACGCCACGCACAAGTGGCCGGGCGAGACTACACGCGAATGGGGGCGGGTCATCGTCAAGGACGAAGCCGTCACCCGCCGTATCGATGAGCTGTGGGATCAGTTGGGAATAGATTGATGCAGGTAACGTTGCAGCCGTCCGGGGCGGTGCTGGCGCTTGAACCCGGGGAACGGATCCTGGATGGAGCGCGGCGGTTGGGCTATGACTGCCCGAACAGCTGCCGCAATGGCAATTGCCATGTCTGCGCCGCGTTGTTGGTCGAAGGCCGGGTACGCCAGGACGGCGAAGTCCGCGACCATGGCGAGCTGTTCACCTGCATTGCCGAGCCGCTGGAGGACTGTGTGTTGCTCTGGGATGGTGTGCTCGCCTTGGGCGAGCTGCCGGTGCGCAAACTGGCGTGCAGCGTCATTGAATGTGTCGACGTTGGTGGCGACGTCTGGCGGGTGCGACTGCGTGCGCCGGCCGGCAAGCCACTGCGTTACCACGCCGGGCAGTACCTGATGATCGAGCGCGAAGGCGGCAAGCCGGCCGCGTTCTCGCTGGCCTCCGCACCCCACGGCGGGCGCGTGCTGGAGCTGCACGTGCTGGCGCGTGAGCCCAGTGCAGTACAACTGATTGACCAACTGAAGCGTGACGGCCTGGCTCGCATCGAGATGCCATTTGGCGACACCCACCTGGCCGAGCTGCCCGACGGGCCGCTGGTGCTGATTGCCGCCGGCACCGGCATGGGCCAGATGCACAGCTTGCTTGAGCATTGCCGGGCCAACGGCTTCAAGCACCCGGTACATCTGTACTGGGGCGTGCGCCGGCCCGAAGACTTCTACCAGATCGAGCACTGGGACGAATGGCAGCGCCTGCCTAACCTGTTCCTGCACCAGGTCGTCAGTGACCTGTGCGGCTGGGAGGGCCGCTGCGGCATGCTGCATGAGGCGGTCTGCGAGGACATCGCCGACCTCAACACCGTGCATGTGTATGCCAGCGGTTCACCGAACATGATCTATGCCACCCTCGACGCCCTGGTCGAAGCTGGTATGGATGCACATCGCATGCGTGCGGATGTGTTTGCCTACGCGCCACGCGGTTAATAACCGAAGTTTGAACGAGTGGGTATAAGGCGGTAATTGTTACCGCCTTGGCCACTAACTTTCACAGTTGCCGAAACAGTACTTCCCAGTCGTCGGAACCGCGCATGAAACAATGACGCGAGGGCTTGAGTATTCCTGCAGTTCTGGCCTATGGTTACTGCAAGTGCCCTTGCTACAGCGGCCTGGGGCTTATCACAATCGGATCTCGCTACGTCCGTAGTTCATAGGGATAATGGCGGCAGCTTATGTCGGCACTTGAAAGTATGTCCTGGGAAGTTTCATATCCTCCGTCGCTCGACTTCGGTCAGCAACATACGCGCGACCAGTTGTTCAACTCCATGAAGACGACCATGTCCCTGCATCAGGGCGGGCCCGTGTGGCTGTTTGCTTATGGCTCCCTGATCTGGCGCCCGGAGTGCAGCTCTGTGGAACGCCAGCGGGCGCGAGTGCATGGTTATCACCGCGGCTTGTACCTGTGGTCGCACGAACACCGCGGCACCCCGGAAACGCCTGGGCTGGTGTTCGGCCTTGACCGTGGTGGCTCATGCAGCGGCTTTGCCTATCGGTTGGATGAAAGCAGCCTGGATGACTCGTTGATGGCCCTGTGGCAACGGGAGATGCCGTACCCGGCATACCGGCCGCACTGGCTCAGCTGCCGGCTGGACGATGGCACCAAAGTGCAGGCGTTGGGCTTTGTGCTGGAGCGCCATTTGCCGTGCTATGCCGGGAACCTGCCAGATACCCTGCTCAGCCAGATTCTTGCCAGTGCCAAGGGGCGCTATGGCACCACGCGGGACTATGTCGAGCAGACCTTGAATGCCCTGCGTAGCCACCAGATGCCCGATCGTAACCTGGAGGCACGGTTCAGGCGCTGCCATAACCTGCGTGAAGTTTGAGTTCTTGGGTCTGCTGCGCAGCCCATCGCGACACAAGGCCGCTCCTACAGGGGAACGCATAATCCTGTAGGAGCGGCCTTGTGTCGCGATGGGCTGCGCAGCAGACCCAAAATCAATGAGGCAGAACCACCAACTTACCCACAGCCTGCCGCTGTGCCAGCCGTTCAATAGCGGCCCCGGCCTCGGCCAGTGGATAAGTCTGCGAAACCAGCGGTTTCAGCTTGCCTTCGGCATGCCAGGCAAACAGCTGCTTGAAGTTAGCCGCATTGTCTTGCGGCTGACGTTGGGCAAATGCACCCCAGAACACCCCCAGCACCGCTGCACCCTTGAGCAGCACCAGATTGGCCGCCAGCTGTGGAATGCTGCCACTGGCAAAACCCACCACCAGTAGCCGGCCATTCCAGGCCAACCCGCGCACAGCCTGCTCGAACAGCTCGCCGCCGACCGGGTCGTAGATCACGTCCACGCCCTGGCCGCCGGTCAGGCGCTTGATTTCTTCGCGCAGGCTTGCCTGGCTGTAGTCGATCAGCTCATCTGCCCCGGCAGCCTTGGCCACGGCCAGTTTCTCGGTGCTGCTGGCCGCGGCGATCACCCGCGCGCCCAGGGCCTTGCCGATTTCCACCGCCGCCAGACCGACCCCGCCGGATGCGCCCAGTACCAGCAGCGTCTCGCCTGCTTGCAGTTGGCCGCGCTGGCGCAGGGCGTGCATCGAGGTGCCATAGGTCATGCCAAATGCCGCAGCGGTGGTGAAGTCCATGCTCGCCGGGATCGGCAGCACGTTGTAGAACGGCACTGCTACCTGTTCGGCGAACGCACCCCAGCCGGTGAGTGCCATGACCCGGTCGCCGACTTTGAACGCGCCAGCTTTTTCTCCGACTGCGGTCACCACTCCCGCTGCTTCGCCGCCTGGCGAGAACGGCAGCGGTGGTTGGAACTGGTATTTGCCTTCGATGATAAGGGTGTCGGGGAAGTTGACACCGGCGGCCTGCACATCCAGCAAGATCTCGTTTTTCTTCGGCAGCGGGCTGGCCACGTCTTCCAGTACCAGATCGCGCGCCGGACCCAGGGTTTTGCACAACACAGCTTTCATCGGGGCTATTCCTTTGCGGGTAATGGCCGATAAGTGTAGGAGGGCCGTTTGCCGGGTCAACGAGCATGGTCCGCCCTGATGTGTAGGCATAAGTGGCGGCACAAGCCCGGGCTTGGGTTTGAGCGGCGTGCTAGGTAAGCTGGCGCCAACTGTATTGAGGAGCGAATTCGTGAAAGCGTGGATCTTGATGGTGCTGGCACTGTTGCTGCCGGCTGCGGCCATGGCCGAAGAAGCCAAGGAAGGGGTGCCCAAGGTCGCCTACATCAGCCTGAGCCCGCCCTTTGTCGGCAACTATGCCCTCGACGGCGGCCCACGGCTGCGCGTGTTCAAGGCCGACGTGGCCCTGCGCGTAACCGGTGATGAAGCTGCCAAGGCGGTGCAGCACCACGAGCCGCTTATCCGCAACCAGCTGGTGGCACTGTTCACCCAACAGACCGTGGACAGCATGAGCAACGTCGAGGCCAAGGAACACCTTCGCCAAGAAGCGCTGAAGCAGGTGCAGCAGGTGCTGGAAGCGGAAGAGGGCAAGCCGATTGTCGAGGACTTGCTGTTCAACAACCTGATTGTGCAGTGAGCTGAAACCGGGTGAAGTCGATCGTTGGTAAGCATGACTGAAGTCAGGCTTACCTCGGTTGTAAGACCTTTCTGTCTTTCCTGTAAGCCTGCCAGTTTTCGGTTTCTGCGGCCATGGCCAAGCTAAATTGTGCCTTGTCTACAGTTGCTCGAGAGTGTTGGCAATGCCTTTGAAGTACCAGCCGAAAGCGGCGACTGTGCTGATGTGCGACTTTTCGGGCTTCCAGGTGCCTGAGATGATCAAGGTGCGGCCCGTCGTCGTCCTTCGCAAGCACATTCAAAATCGCCAGTTGGTGACGATAATTCCTTTGAGCACCACAGCACCTGATCGCTTGGCCAAGCATCACGTTGAGCTGCCGAGTTATCTGCCAGGACCGGCCCTCATATGTTGGGCCAAATGCGACATGATCTACACGGTTGCGATCAACAGACTGGACAGGTGTCAGGTCAAGTCGCGACATGGTGGTGGTCGGGAATTCCTCACCTTCACTATGAGGCCTGAGCATTTCGCGGCCGTGAGGGCTGCTGTTGGCTTCAGCCTGGGCTTCACATATCCGGCAACAGTGCCGGCTGTTGTCAGTGGTGCGCTGGATACGCAATAATCGCTCTGTTCCCGTAAGGGACTTGCGAGACTCTGTGGATCCTGGCTCAGCCAGCAATTACAGAGCCGGGCAGGTATGTGGCGATGACAAGCCAACCTGTCTGTGATTAGGGCGCCGAAAGGCGCCCTTTGTCTTTGTGCTACTTTTGCAATTTCCTGGGCGGAATGATGTCTCGCTCCCTTATGACGCCAGGCTACGGCGAAACCGCGCCAGGGCCACGCTGAAAAACACCAGCCCGATCAACGCCAGCGCCAGGATATCCGGCCATACCACTGTCCATCCGGCATCGCGGAACAGAATCGCGGTCCCCAGGCTGACAAAGTGCGTCGACGGCGATCCCTGCATTACCCATTGCAACCACTGCGGCATGCTGTCCAGCGGTGTGCTGCCGCCAGACAGCAACAGCATGGGGATGATCACCGGAATCGCCAGCAGGCCGAACTGCGGCGTCGAGCGCGCCAGGGTGGCGAGGAAAATGCCCAGGGCCGTACTGGCGAACAGATACAGCGCAGTCACGGCCAGAAACAGCCCCATCGAGCCGGACAGTGGCACGCCCAGTGCGCCTTTCACTACCACCACCAGCGAAATCCAGGTGCAGATCACCACCACCAGCGCGTTGCTGCCGATCTTCGCCAGCATGATTTCCAGTGCGGTCAGCGGCAGCACCAGCAGGTGGTCGAGCGTGCCATGTTCACGCTCGCGCAGCAGCGCGGTGCCGGTGAGGATGATCGCCAGGATGGTGATGTTGTTGACGATCTGGATCACGGCCAGGAACCAGCCCCCTTCAAGGTTGGGGTTGAATAGCGCCTTGGGGTTGATCAGCACCGGGCTTTGCGCGTTGCCACGCTGGCTGTAATCGAGCAGCTCACGCTCGAAGATGCGGCCGATGTAGCCGGCACCCATGAACGCCTGGCTCATGGCTGTGGCGTCGACGTTTATCTGGAGTTCTGGTGAGCGCCCGGCCAGCAAGTCGCTCTGGAAGTTCACCGGCACGTTGATCACGAACGTGTACTGGCCGCTGTCCATGGCCTGGTCCAGGTGCTCCGCGGCCAGCGCCACGGCGGGCTGGAACTCGGGCGGTTGCAGGGCTTCGGTCAGCTTGCGTGACAGCAGGCTGCGGTCTTCGTCCACCACCGCGACGCTGGCGTTGTGCACGCCGATCACCGAGCCGGCTGCCGGCATGTAGATCGCCACGCTGAAGGCATACAGCAGGAACAACAGCAGCACGCTGTCATGGCGCAGGCTGGTCAGTTCTTTCAGGCCCAGGCGCAGGGTGTGGTTCAGGCGCGACATCTCAGGCCTCCTGCTTTTTCAGCATGGCCAGGCTCAGGCCGGTAAACGCCGCAAAGAAGCCCAGCAGGATCAAGCATTGCGGCCATAGCTCGCGTAGCCCCAGCGCCTTGGTGAAGGTGCCGACCGCGATATCGAGAAAGTAGCCCGCCGGGAACAGCTGGCCCATCACTGCCGCCGCACCGTCCAGCGATGAGCGGGGCACGATCAGGCCAGAGAACTGGATGGTCGGCAGGCTGGTGATGATCATGGTGCCCAGAATGGCCGCGATCTGGGTGCGGGTGAACGCCGAAATCAGCAAGCCCAGGCTGGTGGTGGCCAGCAGGTAGGCCACGCCACCACAAGCCAGGGCCAGCACACTGCCCTTGAGCGGCACGGCGAACAGCCAGCGATTCATTGCCACCAGCAGCGCCAGGTTGACCAGGCTCACAGCCAGGTAAGGTATCTGCTTGCCCAGCAGGAACTCCAGGCGAGTGAGGGGGGTGGCGTAGAAGTTGGTGATGGAGCCGAGTTCTTTCTCGCGGACAATGCCCAACGCGGTGAGCATGGCCGGGATGAAGGCCAGGATCAGCGCCATCACGCCCGGGCCGATGGCATTCACGCTGACCACGTCCTGGTTGTAACGAAAACGCGTTTCCAGGCGCACAAGGTCCTGGCGCGGCTGCGGCTGTGGGCTCGCCTTTGCCAGCTGCTCAAGGTTGGCCTGGTGCACGGCCTCAACGTAGTTGCGGCTGGTTTCTGCACGAAACGGCATGCCGCCGTCGAGCCAGGCCGCCACCACCGGTTGGCGCCCGGCGTACAGGTCGCGGCCAAACCCGGGCGGAATCTCCAGCGCCAGCTTGATATCCGAGCGTTGCAGGCGCTGGTGCATCTGGCGGCTGTCAGTAATCGGCGCCTGTTCAGCAAAATAGCGTGAGCCACGGAAGGCTTCGAGGTAGGCCCGGCTTTGCGGGCTCTGGTCCTGATCGTGCACGGCGAAGGCAAGGTTTTCCACATCCAGCGAAATGCCATAGCCAAAAATCACCATCATGAACAGCGCGCCCAGCAGGGCAAAGGCCAGGCGCACCTTGTCGCGCAGCAACTCCTTGCCCTCACGGCTGGCCACCGCCAGCAGGCGGCGCAGGCTGAAGCCCTGGCGCAGGGGCGGGGTGGCCGTGGCTGCCTGCTCCAGCACGGCGTTCTCCGTAGCTTGCGGCGCAAGCTCCTGGGCCTGCTCCAGGCAGCGCACGAACGCGTCCTCCAGGGTGTCGCCCTGGTACTGGCGCTGCAGGGCATCCGGTGTGTCGCAGGCCAGAACCCGCCCGGCATGCATCAGCGAGATGCGGTCGCAGCGTTGGGCTTCGTTCATGAAATGGGTGGAGAGGAAAATGGTCACGCCCTGTTCGCGTGACAATTCCACCAACAGGCGCCAGAAATCGTCGCGGGCTGCGGGGTCAACCCCGGAGGTCGGTTCATCGAGAATCAATACTTCCGGGCGATGCAGCACTGCTACCGCCAGCGACAGGCGTTGACGCAGGCCAAGGGGCAGGGCGCCGGACGGCTGGTCGGCGATAGCGGCAAGGTCGAAGCGCTCGATCAGCTCATCAATGCGCTGGGCGCTTTCTGCCTTGGGCAGGTCGAACAGGCGGGCATGCAAGGCCAGGTTCTGCCGGGTGCTGAGTTCGCCATACAGCGAGAAGCTTTGCGACATGAAACCGACCCGCTTGCGCGTGGCCAGGTCACTGGCATCCACCGGGCGCCCCAGCAGGCTGGCGCTGCCCTCGCTGGCCGGCATCAGGCCGGTGAGCACTTTCATGGTGGTGGTCTTGCCGCAGCCGTTCGAGCCGAGGAAGCCGAAGATCTCGCCACGGCCAATGGCGAAACTGACCTTGTTTACCGCCGTGAAATCGCCAAAGCGCAGGGTCAGGTCGTGGGCCTCGATGGCCACCGGGCCGTCCGTGGCCGGGCGCGGTGGAATGCGCAGGGGTTGATGCTGGGCCTTGCCCGCGCCCTGGTAGTGGGTGAAGGCGTCGTCCAGCTTGCCGCTGGGGGTGACCGCAGCCAGTTCGTGGCTGGGGCCTGCGGCCAGCAGGTGGCCGCCATCGAGCATCAGGCAGTGCTCGAACTGTTCGGCCTCTTCCATGTAGGCGGTAGCCACCAGCAAGGTCAGTTGCGGGCGCTGTGCGCGAACCTGTTCGACCAGCTCCCAGAAGCGCCGCCGCGACAGCGGGTCGACGCCGGTGGTGGGTTCGTCGAGGATCAGCAGGTCCGGTTCGTGGATCAGTGCGCAACACAGGCCCAGCTTCTGCTTCATGCCGCCCGACAGCTTGCCGGCCGGGCGTTCGGCAAAGCGTTGCAGGTCGGTGGCCTGCAGCAGGTTGGCCATGCGCTGCTCGCACTCGCGGCGGCCCAGGCCGAACAGGGTGGCGAAGAAGCGAATGTTTTCGCTGATCGACAGCTCCGGGTACAGGTTGTTGCCCAGCCCCTGTGGCATGAACGCGACTTTCGGGTACAGCGCCGCGCGGTGGCGTCGCTGGCTGATCGAGCCACCCAGCACCTGGAGATCGCCCTTTTGCAGGCGTTTGACGCCTGCGATCAACCCCAGCAAGGTCGATTTGCCGGCGCCGTCTGGGCCGATGAGCGCGCAGCGGGTGCCCGCAGGCAGGCTGAAGCCGAGGGTGTGCAGGGCCACCAGGTCGCCGTAGCGGTGGCTGATACCCTCGGCCAGCAGTGCCGGGGCGTTCATTGCAGGTTGGCCGGCCAGTCCACCTCAGCCGTGCGCACATAGCCGGCGCCTGGCATGCCTGGTTTGGCTTGCGGAACATTACCTGGGTCGCTGAGGCGCAGCTTGACCCGAAACACCAGCTTTTGCCGCTCGTCGCGGGTTTCTACCTGTTTGGGGGTGAACTGGGCCTTGGCCGCGACAAACGCCACCTTGGCTGGCAGGGCGCGTTCGGGCAAAGCGTCGAGCACGATACGCGCCTGGTCGCCCACGGTCAGCCGGCCGCTGGTGGAGGCCGGTAGGTACAGGTTCATGTATTGGTCGCTGGGGTCGATCAGCATCAGCACGCGGCCGCCGGCACCCAGCACTTCGCCAGGCTCGGCCAGGCGCAGCTGGATGATGCCGTCGATGGGGGCACGCAGGCTGCTGTCGTCGATTTCGCTGGTGAGCTGGGCTACCTGGGCTTCGGCGGCACCGATGGCGGCCTTGATTGCCGCCAATTGGGCGCGAGAGGCGACTACCGCGGCATTGGCCGTGTCGAAGCGCGCCTGCTGTTGGTCAAGCAACTGCTGGCTGGCGTATTTGCGCTGGAAAATCTCACGCACGCGCTTGAGTTCCTGGCTGGCCAGCAACAGTTCGCTTTGGCGTAGCTGCACACTGGCCTGGGCGGCGGCGTAGTTTTCCCGGGCGCGCACCACTTCGGCTTCAGCCTGGGCACGCTGGGCTTCCATGGTGCGGGTGTCGATGCGCGCCAGCAGTTGGCCGCGGGTAACCTTGTCACCTTCGTCGACCAGCACTTCGGCCAAGCGACCGGGGATTTTACTGGCGATCTGGACTTCGGTGGCTTCGAGGCGGCCGTTGCCCATGCTCAGGCCTTCGGGCAACTGGTCGTGGAGTGACTTCCAGTACCCCAGCCCTCCGGCAGCAGCGAGCAGGGCGATCAGCGCGGTGGCGAATATTCTGGGGGCGAATTGATTCATCATTCTGCATCCTTGCGGTCTTGCACACCACATCATGGCGTGGGGCCATGCGTGGCGTGTTGATATCGGTCAAACCCTTGACCTTAGCCACTGTTTCAACGCAGCGCGACAATCACTGCCCATTGTTCGGGGGTCACCGGCATCACCGACAGGCGGCTGCCCTTTTGCACCAGCGGCAACTCGGCCAGGCCGGACTGCTGCTTCAGCCTGCCCAGTTCCAGAACCCGTGGCAGGGTTTGCACATGGGCCACATCCACCGCGCTCCACGGGTTCTTCTCGGCTGTGGCCTTGGCATCGTAGTAGTGGCTTTGTGGGTCCAGTGCGGTCGGGTCCGGGTAAGCCGCGCGGATGATTTTGCCGATGCCGGCAATACCGGGCTGCGGGCAACTGGAGTGGTAGAAGAAGAACTCGTCACCCACGTTCATGGCCCGCAGGAAATTGCGCGCCTGATAGTTGCGCACCCCGTCCCAGCGCGTTTCGCCCAAGCGGCCGAGGGCTTCGATGGAGAGCTCATCGGGCTCGGATTTCATCAGCCAGTAGGCCATGGATGCTGCTCCTGAAAAGGTTTGAAATAACCTGTTGCACGAAACCGACAGCCGGTTGGCGTCAAGGTTTGCGTGTGGACGCAGGTTGTCGGAAAATGCGCCCCGTTTAAAGCGCAATGCGCTGGCGATACCCAGAAAATCGCCGGGCACTGAACAGTTTGCCTGGGGGGCAATCTTCAATGAATCAACGCAAAAAGCCGGATCTGCTGTGGATCCTGGTGTTCATTTTTGGCCTGGGTGTGGTCACTACCGGTTATGCGCAGGGGTTCTGGGAGCGCAAGCTGGACAACGCCTATCAGATGCCGGTCGACGCCAGCCAGCCACAACGTTGATGCCCCCGCTGGCGCCGCTTAACGCGGCGCCAGGTACCAGTCACGGTCCGATACCGTGCCCTGCAGCGGTACATCCCAACTGGCCTGGGCCAGCCGCTCGACCTTCTGGCATTCATGCGCCAGCCCCAGCAGCAAAGGCTTCTTCCAGGTTTTTCGACGCGCCTGGTAGGCCAGGCTGCGGTCATAGAAGCCACCGCCCATTCCCAGGCGCCCGCCCACTTCGTCAAAACCGACCAACGGCAGCAGGATCAGGTCCAGTGCCCAGATTGGCCGTTGGCGTTTGCGTTCAGTAATAGGCTCAGGAATACGGAAACGGTTGGGCTTGAGCTTTTCGCCTTGCTCGAACCGCTGGAACACCATGCGCGTGCGCGGCCAGGCGTGCAGCACCGGCAGGTAGGTGCGCTTGCCGCGGCGCTGGGCTTCGCGCAGTAACAGGCAAGGGTCGATTTCGCCGTCGTTGGGCAGGTACAGGGCAATGTGCCGGGCGCGGCGGAACAGCGGGTGCTGCGCAAGCTGACGGTACAGGCCAAGGGTGGCCTGGCGTTGCTGGGCAGGGGTAAGGGCGCGGCGTGCATTGCGAAGCAGGCGACGAAGCTGGGGGCGGGTGAGCGGCGCGGTGTCGGTCATGGCACGGGCGATCCCAGGTGTACTGGCCGACATTGTCGGCCAAAACGAATTGCCCGCCAGAGGGGCGGGCAAGAGAATTCAGGCTCCCCGATCAGACCGCTGTCGGTGTAGCCCTTGAACCCGAAAGTTCAAGGTGGAGATTGCAGGGGGCGTTAAGGCTTTCCGTCGGGCGGACATGCACACCGGCCCCAGCGTGCAACCCCCGTGGTTGTGCGTATCGGCTCAGGGACATAACCGACTGGCGCATCCACCAGGGAGTGGCGCCAGTATACCAATCTCAACCGATTTTGGTATCCGTGTCGTCGGACAAAGCCTTATCTACCCGATCCAGCAAGTCGCGCACCTGTTCGCGGTTGGTGCCGCTGGCCGGGGCCTCGCTGCGGTCTTCCTGGCGATGCAGCATCTCGTGGGTAATGTTCAATGCCGCCATGACCGCGATCCGGTCGGCGCCAATCACCTTGCCGCTGCTGCGGATCTCGCGCATCTTGCCGTCGAGGTAGCGCGCGGCGCTGACCAGGTTGTTGCGCTCTTCCGGCGGGCAGATGATCGAATATTCCTTGTCGAGGATCTGCACGGTGACGCTATTGCTTGAACTCATGAGTCTTGCTCCAGAGCCTTGAGGCGTAAGATCATCGACTCGACCTTGCGCTTGGCGATCTCGTTCTTTTCGATGAGGTGGGCGCGCTCTTCGCGCCAGGATTTTTCCTGAGCTACTAGGAGTGCATTTTGCCGTTTTAGTTGCTCGACGCGTTCGATCAGCAACTCGAATCGGCTCATCAGTGCCTGAAGGTCGTTCTCTTGCGTGGGTTGCACTCGATTCGCTCCGTCGTTGAGTCACCTGGCGATGATGCCTCTCCCTGGCCCACGACGGCCAGTGCCGATGGTCTTGGCGCGCCTGCCGGTGCTAGGATACAAGGTCTCCATTCTAGTCATTGCGCCGTCTGGCGCCTAGCAGCCCATGCCCAATACCCAATCGCCTTACAT
This window harbors:
- the ubiD gene encoding 4-hydroxy-3-polyprenylbenzoate decarboxylase, with the protein product MQYRDLRDFIRGLEQRGELKRIQVPISPVLEMTEVCDRTLRAKGPALLFEKPTGFDIPVLGNLFGTPERVAMGMGAESVEELREIGKLLAFLKEPEPPKGLKDAWSKLPIFKKVVSMAPKVVKDAVCQEVVVEGDDVDLGALPIQHCWPGDVAPLITWGLTVTRGPNKDRQNLGIYRQQVIGRNKVIMRWLSHRGGALDYREWCEKNPGQPFPVAVALGADPATILGAVTPVPDSLSEYAFAGLLRGNRTELVKCRGSNLQVPATAEIILEGVIHPGEMAPEGPYGDHTGYYNEVDSFPVFTVERITHRHKPIYHSTYTGRPPDEPAILGVALNEVFVPILQKQFPEITDFYLPPEGCSYRMAVVTMKKQYPGHAKRVMLGVWSFLRQFMYTKFVIVTDDDINARDWNDVIWAITTRMDPKRDTVMIDNTPIDYLDFASPVSGLGSKMGLDATHKWPGETTREWGRVIVKDEAVTRRIDELWDQLGID
- a CDS encoding CDP-6-deoxy-delta-3,4-glucoseen reductase, whose protein sequence is MQVTLQPSGAVLALEPGERILDGARRLGYDCPNSCRNGNCHVCAALLVEGRVRQDGEVRDHGELFTCIAEPLEDCVLLWDGVLALGELPVRKLACSVIECVDVGGDVWRVRLRAPAGKPLRYHAGQYLMIEREGGKPAAFSLASAPHGGRVLELHVLAREPSAVQLIDQLKRDGLARIEMPFGDTHLAELPDGPLVLIAAGTGMGQMHSLLEHCRANGFKHPVHLYWGVRRPEDFYQIEHWDEWQRLPNLFLHQVVSDLCGWEGRCGMLHEAVCEDIADLNTVHVYASGSPNMIYATLDALVEAGMDAHRMRADVFAYAPRG
- a CDS encoding gamma-glutamylcyclotransferase — its product is MSALESMSWEVSYPPSLDFGQQHTRDQLFNSMKTTMSLHQGGPVWLFAYGSLIWRPECSSVERQRARVHGYHRGLYLWSHEHRGTPETPGLVFGLDRGGSCSGFAYRLDESSLDDSLMALWQREMPYPAYRPHWLSCRLDDGTKVQALGFVLERHLPCYAGNLPDTLLSQILASAKGRYGTTRDYVEQTLNALRSHQMPDRNLEARFRRCHNLREV
- a CDS encoding NADPH:quinone oxidoreductase family protein gives rise to the protein MKAVLCKTLGPARDLVLEDVASPLPKKNEILLDVQAAGVNFPDTLIIEGKYQFQPPLPFSPGGEAAGVVTAVGEKAGAFKVGDRVMALTGWGAFAEQVAVPFYNVLPIPASMDFTTAAAFGMTYGTSMHALRQRGQLQAGETLLVLGASGGVGLAAVEIGKALGARVIAAASSTEKLAVAKAAGADELIDYSQASLREEIKRLTGGQGVDVIYDPVGGELFEQAVRGLAWNGRLLVVGFASGSIPQLAANLVLLKGAAVLGVFWGAFAQRQPQDNAANFKQLFAWHAEGKLKPLVSQTYPLAEAGAAIERLAQRQAVGKLVVLPH
- a CDS encoding flagellar basal body-associated protein FliL, which gives rise to MKAWILMVLALLLPAAAMAEEAKEGVPKVAYISLSPPFVGNYALDGGPRLRVFKADVALRVTGDEAAKAVQHHEPLIRNQLVALFTQQTVDSMSNVEAKEHLRQEALKQVQQVLEAEEGKPIVEDLLFNNLIVQ
- a CDS encoding type II toxin-antitoxin system PemK/MazF family toxin, whose protein sequence is MPLKYQPKAATVLMCDFSGFQVPEMIKVRPVVVLRKHIQNRQLVTIIPLSTTAPDRLAKHHVELPSYLPGPALICWAKCDMIYTVAINRLDRCQVKSRHGGGREFLTFTMRPEHFAAVRAAVGFSLGFTYPATVPAVVSGALDTQ
- a CDS encoding ABC transporter permease, with the translated sequence MSRLNHTLRLGLKELTSLRHDSVLLLFLLYAFSVAIYMPAAGSVIGVHNASVAVVDEDRSLLSRKLTEALQPPEFQPAVALAAEHLDQAMDSGQYTFVINVPVNFQSDLLAGRSPELQINVDATAMSQAFMGAGYIGRIFERELLDYSQRGNAQSPVLINPKALFNPNLEGGWFLAVIQIVNNITILAIILTGTALLREREHGTLDHLLVLPLTALEIMLAKIGSNALVVVICTWISLVVVVKGALGVPLSGSMGLFLAVTALYLFASTALGIFLATLARSTPQFGLLAIPVIIPMLLLSGGSTPLDSMPQWLQWVMQGSPSTHFVSLGTAILFRDAGWTVVWPDILALALIGLVFFSVALARFRRSLAS